AGGATCGAGAAGAATGGCTTGGGTCCAGGCGCCGGCAACGGGTCGGGCGGCAAGAGGTCGACCTTCAACTGCATGCGGTCCTGGGCGATGCGGATGATGTTCGCGTAGTCGCCATCGTGCGGATAGGTCTCGATCATGTCGATGATCGCGGCGATGTCGCGCACGGTGGCCTGCGACAGGCGCTGCGTCACGGTTGCCCAGTGGCGTTCCATGAAGTCGAAGGCGACGACCGACTGCAGAAGGATCATCGGCGCGATGACGATGATCAGCGAGCGGGCATAAAGCCGCTTGGGCATATAGAACGCAACCAGCCGCCAGAACCGCTTCCAGGCACGCGGCATTGCTTTCAGCGCGCGTGATACGCGCGCGCCAAAGCCGCCCTGTTCCGGCCGTTCCAGTTGCGTGGTCGCCATTTGTCCTTTCGCTGGGTCAATGGCCGCTGGTCGATGCCGCTGGTCGATGGCCACACATCTATGGCCAAGGGCGGCCGTCAGCGGCATTCTATTCCACGCTGAGCCGATACCCAATACCGCGCACCGTCTGCAGCCAGACCGGATTGGACGGATCGCGCTCGATCTTGCGGCGCAGGCGGTTGATCTGGACGTCGATGGTGCGCTCGCCGACTTCCGAATCGTCGCCGACAAGCTCGTGACGCGGGATCGTTTCGCCGGCCCGCGCGGCAAAGATCGCCAAGATCTCCTGCTCGCGGTCGGTCAGCTTCAGCGCCTCGCCGCCCCGCTTCAGCTCGCGCCTGGCGATCTGGAAGGTGTAGGGGCCGAAGACCAGCTGCTCGACCTTGGGCGTCGTCGCCGGGCCGCCGCGGCGCAGAATGTTATTGATGCGCAGGATCAGTTCGCGCGGGTCGAAGGGCTTGGGCAGATAGTCGTCGGCGCCGGCCTCGAGCCCAGTGATGCGGCTGTCGGTTTCCGATAGCGCGGTGAGCATCAGGATCGGTACGTTCTTCTCCGCCCGCAGCGCCTTGGTGAGGTCGACGCCGGTCTCTCCGGGCATCATGACGTCGAGGACAAGGAGGTCGAAGTCGAGTCCTGCAAGCTTTCGCCTGGCCTCGCCGGCATTTCCGGCGACTGTGACGCGAAAACCATTTTCGGTCAGATACTGCTTGAGCAAATTGCGAATGCGGGTGTCGTCGTCGACCACAAGCAGATGCGGCGCGTCATCGTCCGGCGCCGTCGGCTGGTCCACCCTCTCAATGGTCTCCATGGCTTTTCCCTGACATGTTTGCAGGCACAATGTCGATCTGCGCCCTTAGTTCCGGATTGACCATGGCTTCCAGGAATCGTTCGATCAAGGGACGCTCGCTGGCTCCGGAATCTTCCAATGCAGCACGGATGCGGCGTGACTGTGGCCGCGCCAGGGCCAGCGCCAGGGCGCGCCCCTTGGCTGTCGGATAGAGCTCCCGCTGGCGGCGGTCGCGCGGACCCTGCAATTGCACGATATGGTCGGTGTCGATCAACTGCTTGAGCACCCGCGCCAGGCTCTGCTTGGTGATCTTGAGCACGTCGAGCAGTTCAGCGACCGTCAGTCCCGGCCGGCGGTTGACGAAATGCAGCACCCGGTGATGGGCGCGGCCAAAGCCGTAATCGGCCAGGATCTGGTCCGGATCGGAAGTGAAATCGCGATACGCAAAGAAGAACAGTTCGATGATGGCGAAGTCGATGCCGTCCTCGTCGGTGATCGGCGTCTTGATCGGTTTTCCGGCAGCTGGGCTTCGATCCGTCATCATTTCTCCGTCCATAGAGGGAAATTATGTCAGTACTATTGACGTAATTTCCCCGCAATGGTAATTTTTGACAAGCTTTTGGGCTGAATGCGAACGAAAAGGCAAGGGAGTGCGGTTTTTCCGGAACTTCCTGAGTTTGCCAGAGTTCGATTCTCCGCTTACGCTTCAAGGGCCGCCCGACGCGGCTGTCGCGCAACAAGAACAACACTAATGATGTGCGGGTCGCCGCCCGCGGGAGGTTTCCATGGCATCCGTTCCCTTCGACCAACTGGACGGCTTCATCTGGATCAACGGCGAGTTCGTCAAATGGGCCGATGCCAAGATCCACGTGCTGACCCACGGCCTGCACTATGCCAGCGCCGTCTTCGAGGGCGAGCGCGCCTATGGCGGCGCCATCTTCAAGCTCAACGAGCACACCGAGCGTCTGCATGAATCGGCGCGCCTGCTCGGCTTCAATATTCCCTATTCCGTGGCCGAGCTCAATGACGCCTCGACCACGCTTCTGAAGAAGCAGGGTTTCCAGGACGCCTATGTCAGGCCGATCGCCTGGCGCGGCAGCGAACAGATGGGGGTGTCGGCGCAGAACAGCCGCATCAACTGCGCCATCGCCATCTGGCAATGGCCGAGCTATTTCGACCCGGCGCAGAAGCTCAAGGGCATCCGTCTCGATCTGGCGGAATGGCGCCGGCCCGATCCGCGCACCGCGCCGTCGAAGTCGAAAGCCGCCGGCCTCTACATGATCTGCACCATGTCCAAGCATGCCGCCGAGGCCAAGGGCTATGCCGATGCCATGATGCTCGACTGGCGCGGCCAGGTCGCCGAAGCAACGGGCGCCAACATCTTCTTCGTCAAGGATGGCAAGATCCACACGCCGAAGCCCGATTGCTTCCTCGACGGCATCACCCGCCGCACCGTCATCGGCCTCGCCAAGGACCGCGGCCTTGAAGTCGTCGAGCGCGCCATCATGCCTGAGGAACTCGAAGGCTTCGAACAGTGCTTCCTCACCGGAACGGCAGCGGAAGTGACGCCGGTCTCCGAGATCGGTCCGTACCGATTCGAGGTCGGCGAGATCGCCAAGACTTTGATGAACGACTATTCTGCTGCGGTGCAACCTAAGCATGCGATAGCCGCAGAATAACGAAAGTCACAGCTTTTTTCGCAAGCAGGGGCGGTTTTGAGGCCGGCCCCTTTATTTCAGCATCTGTGCATTTGACTTTCGTACAATTCAGCGTCTCATGATGGTGTCGGCCCGGGAGGCTGGCAGCTATGGAGGGACTAGGTACATGGATACGAATACGCTCATTGCGCTCGTTGTACAGGTAATTGCAGGTGTTGTCGGTGGTCAGGCGGTCGGCGTTGCGCTGAAGAATGCGGCGATGGGCCAGTTGACCAAAATCCTCGGCGGCGCGGTTGGCGGCGTTGGCGGGGCGGCGATCCTCGGCAGCCTGCTCGGCGGCACGGCCGACCCGGCAGCGGCTGCAACGGCAGCGGGCGGATTGGGCGATACGCTGAACCTCAAAAACCTGCTCGGCGGCGCCGGCGGCGGCGCCATCCTGACCGGCATCATCGGTGCGGTCATGGGCGCGATGAAGAAGTAAGCCTCTAGATCATTCACCGTTTCACGGCGAATGATCTAGTTTGTTGTTTTACCCAATTCCGGACGGAAAACCGCTTTACACTTTTCCTGGAATTGCTCGAGACTCAGGCTTCGTCAAATGGGCGGCCGTTGGGCCGCCCATTTCTGTTTTGGGACGGACTGTTTGCCTTTCAGCAGTGGACGGCCTTCGCCCGCGCCTCTACATCACGCTGGAACAGCGAAAGGACAATCATGGGTCAGCTCAATGCCGGCATCGTGCCGGTCACGCCTTTCCAGCAGAACTGCACCATCCTGTTCGACATGGATGACAAGCATGGCGTCGTCGTCGATCCGGGCGGCGACATCGACAAGGTGCTGGCGGTGCTGAAGGACAATGCGATCACCGCCGCTGCGATCTGGATCACCCATGGCCACATCGATCACGCCGGCGGCGCCATGGAGCTGAAGGAAGCACTCGGCATCGAGATCATCGGCCCGCACGAAGCCGACAAGCTATTGCTCGACAATCTCGAGAACCAGGGCCAGCGCTACGGCATTGCCGGGGCGCGCAACTGCGTGCCCGACCGGTTTCTCGCAGAGGGCGAGACGGTTTCGTTCGGCTCACATATGTTCGAGGTGCTGCACTGCCCCGGCCATGCGCCCGGCCATGTCGTATACTACAATCGCGCGGCGAAGTTCGCTCATGTCGGCGACGTGCTGTTTCGCGGCTCGGTCGGGCGCACCGACCTGCCGGGCGGCGACCATGCGGCGCTGATCGCCTCGATTAAGAACAAGCTTTTGCCGCTCGGTGACGAGATCGGCTTCATCTGCGGCCACGGCCCGGGTGGCCGCTTTGGCGAGGAGAGGCGGACCAATCCCTTCCTGACTTAGCGATGTCTTTCTGCCAAAAAAAAGCGCTGGCCTTGCGGTCAGCGCTTTTTGTGGGACAGGGAAGCTCAATTCGCGACGCAGAAATGCTGCTCACCGTCATTGCCGGTAAACGTGCCGCTGCGGGCATTGAAGCTCCGGTAGCGGTCCGAGCAGTATTCGTACCAGTCGCGGGTCCACGGCTCGGCATAGCGGTCGGCATAGACGACCCGCGGTTCGGCATAGTAACGGCGCACCGGCGCCGGCCGCACTTCGCGGTAGTCGTAATCGTCATCATAGCTGCTGTAGCGCGGCTGCGGGTTGCTCAGCGCACCGGCGATCAGAGCGCCGGCCGCAAGGCCGACGACACCGGCCGCAAGCGCGTCGCCATTATGATGACGACCATGGCCATGATGCCAGCGGTTCCAGTCCTTGGCATTGGCGGCAGGCAAGGTGGCGAGGGTGGTCGCGGCGAGAGCGGCGCCCAGGATGGCGGTCTTGAAAATGCGATTCATTTTGGTCTCCTTCGTGCCGGCCCGGATAGTTTTCGGGGATGCGGTCCAGCCTAGGGGACGATTAATAGAAGACCGTGGCTGAACGGGGGCTGAACGGAATTGGCTGATACGATCCAGTTCTTGCGGCAAAACCAAGCGCGTACGCAAGGCGCTCCGCCTCGTCAATCTCCGTCCGGACTGTCTTGAGCCGGCTTAGCCGACCGACAGGTTGACGGCCTTCGGACCCTTGCCGCGCTTGTCCGGCTCGGTGTCGAATGTCACTTTCTGTCCATCCTCCAGACCGGAAAGACCCGAAGCCTGCACGGCCGAAATATGAACGAAGACATCCTTCTGCCCGTCGTCGGGTGTAATGAAGCCGAAGCCTTTGGCATGATTGAAGAATTTGACGGTGCCGGTCTGCGGCATGGGAAGCTCCCTTTGATCCCATAAAGTCCAGTTTCGGGCCGGCAAATGCCCGAAGGGAAATTTGTCCTTTATTTTAGCGCTATCGGCAAGAGAAAGTTTTGGCCAGGGCGGCAACGCTGAAGGCTGGTCAAATAGATTGTTGCACCGAAGGCAATTCGCGCCAGACGATTGCTCCGGCGATCAGCCACGCCATGGACCGGTAGAGCGTCCTTTGCCTGCGGCGACGGCGGACATGAAAAAGGCGCGACCAGAAACGTCGCGCCTTCGAAACTCTGGACGGCTGACAAAGCCGGTTCAAACACGCTTGAGGTGCTTTTTCGAGCGCCCTGACGGGCGCGCGGGCACCGCCGGTTCAGGCCGCGCGGAGGTTGACCGCCTTCGGACCCTTGCCCATGCGGTCGGGTTCAACGTCGAAGGTGACCTTCTGGCCGTCGACGAGGGTACGCAGGCCCGAGGCCTCGATCGCGGAAATGTGGACGAACACATCCTTGGCGCCGCCGTCGGGCGTGATGAAGCCGAAGCCTTTGGTCGCGTTGAAGAATTTAACGGTGCCGGTCTGGGCCATTGGGGAAACTCCTTCACCCGTGTCAGTCTTATGGTTTGCCCGCCGCCTGGCATCGTGGGCAAGTCCCGGTGGTTGCTTCGGCAGTCCTGCATTTGCGCATGGTAAAACCCCCGCCGAAAACGGGGCCGTCAGAGATTCACAGTATCGGGGAAAGGTCGTCCAAAACGTTCCGCTCTCCGGGTCGCAAATGCCCGAACACAAAATTTATCGCACGGAAACGTGATAGTTGCAAGATAGCGCCGCGGGCCGCGTCCATCGACGCATCCCAACGAAGGCGCTTCGATAAACCTGGGTTCTTAAGAGTTCATCAGCCAGAGCCCGGCCACGCATGGTCCAGCGGTCTGGTCCAGGGCCAAACCAATGCGCGGGCCGGGCATCGCATGGCTCCCGCGCCGCAAACGGGGGTTGCATTTGGCAAGGCAATGGCGAGGATCGACAGGCGCGTTTTGCGCCGGGGACGGGGGTCTCGAGGGAGGCATATTCATGAGATTTCTTGCGACGATCTTCTCGCGCCAGGGTTTTACTATTCTCTTCCTGTCGGGTCTTCTTGCGGCCTGCACCGTCGTCGTCGATGACGGGCCGGGACCACGTCCGCGCCCGCCACGGCCGGAACCGGAATTCTGCACCAGGCAATACGAGCCGGTCTGCGCGCGGCGCGGCGGTGACCGCCAGACCTTCGCCAATGCCTGCCTTGCCGAACGGGAAGGCTACCGCATCGTTCGCGACGGCCCTTGCCGCGACGGCGGCGGTGGTGGCGGTGGTGGCGAAGAGCCGACATTCTGCACGCGCGAATACGCCCCGGTCTGCGCCCGCCGCCATGGCGAGCTGCGCACCTTTCCCAACGCCTGCGAGGCCCGTGCCGCCGACTACCGCGTCGTCGAGGACGGCCCCTGCTGATTTTTCCTTCTCCCCTGTCGGGTGAGTCCGCCGGAGGCGAATTCACCGTCCCACTGACACGATAAAAAAGGCGGCGAATGCCGGGACCCTGCGAAGCAGCGGGGACCGGGCGGGTGGACCGGACCACCCTTGGTCCTTCGCAGGCTCAGGGCGTTCGAAACTCGAAAAGCCAACAATTGGCTTTTCGTCTGCTGCGCGGACCGCTTCTCACCTCCAAGGGAAGAAGGATACCTTGTCGAGCGTGGCTTCGTCGACGTCGCGCGAGCGGCTCGACGAAGAACGTCAAGCAAGCCTCCGTTGCAGAGTTTTGCGCGAGATCGTCAGTCCATTGCTGGCAGGTACGCCAGGCGCGTCCCTGCCTTGTCAGCCCTTCGACTTCGGCTTCAGGCTGCTCTCGGCTTGCTTGACCGAGGAACCGAACGGGGAGGCGGCCTTGGCCACCACCTTGTCTTTCTTGGGCTTGCGAGTTTCGCGATTGCTGCGCTGCTGACCCTTGGCCATCTGTCTGCTCCTTCGTACGTGCTGGGTGGGTGCGGTGTCAGACGGCCGGGCTGTCGGGGACAGCCGGGGCGTCCGCCACTTCGAGGTTGTCTTCCGTGGTGACCCGCTCATAGGTCTCCTGCTCGCTGCGGATGCGATATTGCGGCGAGCCATCCTTGACCGGCAATCTGCTCTTGATCTGAAACAGCTCGGCGGTCTTCTGGGCGAGCCCGCTGCGGCTCTTCATGCGCACGGTCTGGCCGACGGCGAAGAGGTGCGAGGGCGTGTCGGTGCGCGGACGCGCATTCTGCTGGAAGCGGATCATGCTGCGTTCTCCTGGTCGCGCCTCAGCGCTGTTTCGAGTTCGAGGTAGTCGATGGCGACAAGCTGGCTGGTGGCCGGGTTCTTCACCGCCCTTGCCGGCAAATGGATGAAGGTGGCGACGCGACGCCAGGCAAGCCGCGACATGCCCTCGATCAGCTCTTCGTCGTGATCGATGTCATAGTCGCCGGCCGGCAGTTGCCCTTCCAGCCCGCTAAGCACGAAGGGTGCCGCGAAATGGGCGATGGAACGGGTGGTGCGATCCGGCATTGGCTTGGCTCTGGTTCGTCGATGCTTTCCGGCATCAACCGGGAACTCAACCATCGGCGATTGGAATGAGTTTGGCGGGTCGAGTATCTCCGACGCCGCTATATGCCAAGCTTGACCCAAAAAACGATCTCAGATCAATAATCCGAAATTGTTGGCTATTCAAGCTGATTTCCGCCACGGCTCGACCGGTATAAAAAATTTCTCGTATAAACCCCTAATAAATCTGCTATCGTGGAACAATATCAGCCAATTTCTTATTTAGAGCGCATCGGAATAATTATTCCGGTGCCCCTAAGATTATTTTTTACGAAAGGCAAAAATATATGAGATTCATGAAAACGCCGGATCGTCCGACCGCAACAATCGAGCCAATCGTCCTCTTCCCCAAGGCAATGTCAGTGCGCCTGACGATAAGAAGCGACGAAGCGGCACGGCGCAAGATTGCCGACACCGACGGCACGCAACGGCGGGAGCGCCGGCTCGCCGAGAGCAACCGGCTGATTTGAACGCTACATTTTCCTGGAATTCCTCTAGAGTTTCGAAGAGGTCCGCGCCCTTGGCGAGCCCACTCTTCCCTTGAACCTGCAGCGCCGATGGCCTAGATCGCGGCAAGCGGACAAAACACGGCAGGTTTCCCATCAACAGAGATCAGAGAAGAGCGGCGGGTGCTGGAGCTGGCGGACAGCCGCCGCTGGGCCTCGACCAATATGTGCAGCAGGCGCTGCAGCTGCATCAGGCCGGGCGCCGGCAGGAGGCCGAGACGCTGTACCGGCAGGTGCTGGCGCGCAAGGCCAATCACCCGGCAGCGGCGCATTTCCTGGGCCTGTTGCTGCACCAGACCGGGCGCAGCCCCGAAGGGCTGGAGCTGATCGAGCAGTCTGTGCGTCTGCAGCCGAAGAATCCCGATTTCCTCAACAATCTCGGCACGGTGATGCGCGATCTCGGCCGCGTTGCCGCGTCCGCCGATTTCTTCCGCGGCGCGGTCGATCTCAAGCCCGACCAGCTCGCGGCACGCGACAATCTGGGTTCGGCGTTGAAACAGCTCGGCCAGTTCGAGGCTGCGGAGGACATCTATCGCGGCACAATCGGGCGCAATCCCTTCCATGTCCGCGCCCGCATCGGGCTTGCCGAAACGTTGCAGGAAGCCGGTCGTCTGGATGAGGCGCTGGCGACCTTTCGCGAGGCGCTGACGATCCGGCCCAAGGATGCCGACCTGTTGCATGGGCTCGGCGTCGGGCTGATGGAAAAAGGCAAGCTCGATGAAGCGGCAGACCTGTTTCGGCAGGCGTTGGCGATCACGCCAGGCATGGCAAAGGCCTGGCTGATGCTGACGCAGGTCAAGCGCCAGAAGGAGCGCGACGCCGAACTCGCCGGCATGGAGGCCCAGCATGCCAAGGCGCCGGCCGACAGCCTGGCGCGCATGCAGCTGTCCTTCGGTCTCGGCAAGGCCAATGACGATTTGAAGGACTACAACAGGGCCTTCGACTATTTCGCTGAAGGCAATGCGATCCGCCGCAAGGGCATCGATTATGATCCGGTCAGGACGCGGGCCGAATTCGAGGCGATGAAGACGGTGTTCAACGCCGGCTTTTTCGAAAAGCACAAGCCAAGTGCAATCTCCGACGACACCCCGATTTTCGTCGTCGGCATGCCGCGCTCCGGCACCACGCTGGTCGAACAGATCATCGCCAGCCATCCACAAGTCTATGGCGCGGGCGAGCTCAGCATGTTGAAAACCGCGGTCGGCAAGCAATTTCCGCTGACCATGCCGGGAGGTTTCCCCTGGGGACTGGTCGATGTATCCGACGCGGAGTTTGCGGAGGCGGGCCAAGCCTATCTCGACATGCTGCATGAGCGCTATCCCAACTTCAGGCATGTCACCGACAAGATGCCCGGCAACTTCCTGCTCATCGGCTTCATCCATATGATGCTGCCGAAAGCCAAGATCATCCATTGCGCGCGCGATGCGGCGGCGACCTGCCTTTCGATCTACAAGGTGCATTTCCGCGGCGACAACCACCGCTACGGCTATGATCTGGGCGAGCTCGCCGATTTCCACAATATCTACACCGACATCATGGCGCATTGGCACGATGTTCTGCCGGGCGTCGTGCATAACGTGCGTTACGAGGATTTCGTGGCCGACCAAGAGGGACAGACGCGGGCGCTGATCGGGCATCTCGGCCTGTCCTGGGACGACAAGGCGCTGTCGTTCCACGAGACCGACCGCCCGGTGCGCACGGCCTCGGCCGCGCAGGTGCGCCAGCCGATGTATCGGGGCTCGGTCGATCTCTGGAAGCGCTATGGCGACAGGTTGAAGCCGCTGCTGGACAAGCTGGCCTGAGCAGCGGCTAAAGCTCGATGAAGGGCTGGAAGCCGCCGAAGATCATGCGCTTCATATCGAAGGGCATGGGCCCCAAATCGGGTGTCAAACGGGGATCGGCCATCACCTTGGCCATTACCGGCGTCGCGGCTTTGCCTGGACGAATAGACGGCCCAATCAAAGACGACGATCTCGTCGTCTTTTGCCTGAACGGCACGCGGAAACGAGGTCAACTCACCATAGGGCACGTCGTCGGCGGTACATTCGACATAGGCGAGCGCTCCGTGTTCCTTCCATATCGGGCCTGCGAGGTTGGCCAGCTTCTTGTAGTCATCGATATTTGCCTTCGGCACGGCGAGCACGAAACCATCGACATAGGACATTGGGTTTTCCTTGGAGTATCTCACAAAGCTCCTTACCGGCGTCAGCCGGTGAGGAGCTTTGTCAGCGGTGGTCAGTCTTTCTTCGCCGGCGCGTTCATCGCCCATTCGACCCCGAAGGGATCGCGCATGTTGCCCCACTGGTCGCCCCAGAACATCAGCTGCAGCGGCACTGCGACTTCGCAGCCGGCATCGACCGCGCGCTTCCACCAGCCATCGATCTCGTCGGCGCCGAGATGGAGCTGCATGGTATAGCCCTGCGGCTTGACGGCAGGCATGCCGTTTTCGGGGTAGAAATCGGAAATCATCAGCGTCGAGCCGTTGATGTGGAGATGGATGTGCATGGTGCGGCCCTGCTCATCGGGCGGATAGAAGAACACCTGCTCGGCGCCGAAGGCCTTCTTGTAGAATTCGGCGGCCTTGAAGGCGCCGTCCAGCTGCAGATAGGGGGTCAATCCACCGAGAACTTTCGCGGCCGGCTGAATGGGGGTCTGGTCGGTCATGTCTTGTTCCTCTTTGGGTTTGGTCTGGGCGCTTGGTCTGGCCTTTGCGAACCTCAGGACGAACGAGGCGGCGGCAATCCTACATGTCTGATGCGATTTTTTGGGCCGATGCGATTTTTGGGGTGAAATGAACTTGCGTCGGCGGCGCCCAATCAGAGCGCAATCCTCGGTATGAGCAGGTTAGAAAAGGGGACTGCTTCTCCAACCCGCTGAGACGACAATGATCCTCTATTACCAGACCCATTCGCCCTTTGCGCGCAAGGCGCTCGTCTTCGCCCATGAGGTCGGGCTTGCCGACCGGCTCGAGGTCATTCATCACGAGACCAGCCCGACCTTGCGCAATGCCCGTGTCTACGCCGAAAACCCGCTCGGCAAGGTGCCGGTGCTGCTGCGGCCGGATGCGCCGCCGCTCTTCGATTCCGATGTCATCTGCGCCTATCTCGATACGCTGCATGACGGCCGCAAATTGCTGCCGCAGGACGGCGAAGCGCGCTGGCAGGCGTTGCGGCTGCAGGCGGTCGCCCAAGGCCTGGCGCAGACGGGCATAGGCCTGCGCTGGGAGACGGAAAGGCGGCCCGAACAGTTGCGCTATGCAGCGCTTGCCGAAGGCTACCGGGAAAAAATCGAGGCCAGCTATGACTGGATCGAAAGCGCGCTGGACGCCGAGACATCGCTCCATGTCGGCCATGTAGCGCTTGCCACCACGCTGTCCTGGATGGCGTTCCGCCAGCTGCCGTCGTTTCGCGCGCGGGCGCGGCTGACGCGCTGGTTCGAGGCGTTCGAAAAGCGTCGATCGATGCAGGCGACGCCGCTGTCTGGCGATACGCATGACTGAGCAACGGTCGCCCCGCGGCGGCCTGCATCGATCTTTCCCGACCGCATGGTCAGGGCGCCCTGCAGATCCGC
This region of Mesorhizobium sp. C432A genomic DNA includes:
- a CDS encoding MarR family transcriptional regulator — encoded protein: MTDRSPAAGKPIKTPITDEDGIDFAIIELFFFAYRDFTSDPDQILADYGFGRAHHRVLHFVNRRPGLTVAELLDVLKITKQSLARVLKQLIDTDHIVQLQGPRDRRQRELYPTAKGRALALALARPQSRRIRAALEDSGASERPLIERFLEAMVNPELRAQIDIVPANMSGKSHGDH
- a CDS encoding MBL fold metallo-hydrolase, which translates into the protein MGQLNAGIVPVTPFQQNCTILFDMDDKHGVVVDPGGDIDKVLAVLKDNAITAAAIWITHGHIDHAGGAMELKEALGIEIIGPHEADKLLLDNLENQGQRYGIAGARNCVPDRFLAEGETVSFGSHMFEVLHCPGHAPGHVVYYNRAAKFAHVGDVLFRGSVGRTDLPGGDHAALIASIKNKLLPLGDEIGFICGHGPGGRFGEERRTNPFLT
- a CDS encoding glutathione S-transferase, which encodes MILYYQTHSPFARKALVFAHEVGLADRLEVIHHETSPTLRNARVYAENPLGKVPVLLRPDAPPLFDSDVICAYLDTLHDGRKLLPQDGEARWQALRLQAVAQGLAQTGIGLRWETERRPEQLRYAALAEGYREKIEASYDWIESALDAETSLHVGHVALATTLSWMAFRQLPSFRARARLTRWFEAFEKRRSMQATPLSGDTHD
- a CDS encoding BA14K family protein; the encoded protein is MNRIFKTAILGAALAATTLATLPAANAKDWNRWHHGHGRHHNGDALAAGVVGLAAGALIAGALSNPQPRYSSYDDDYDYREVRPAPVRRYYAEPRVVYADRYAEPWTRDWYEYCSDRYRSFNARSGTFTGNDGEQHFCVAN
- a CDS encoding glyoxalase/bleomycin resistance/extradiol dioxygenase family protein, translating into MTDQTPIQPAAKVLGGLTPYLQLDGAFKAAEFYKKAFGAEQVFFYPPDEQGRTMHIHLHINGSTLMISDFYPENGMPAVKPQGYTMQLHLGADEIDGWWKRAVDAGCEVAVPLQLMFWGDQWGNMRDPFGVEWAMNAPAKKD
- a CDS encoding branched-chain amino acid aminotransferase, which encodes MASVPFDQLDGFIWINGEFVKWADAKIHVLTHGLHYASAVFEGERAYGGAIFKLNEHTERLHESARLLGFNIPYSVAELNDASTTLLKKQGFQDAYVRPIAWRGSEQMGVSAQNSRINCAIAIWQWPSYFDPAQKLKGIRLDLAEWRRPDPRTAPSKSKAAGLYMICTMSKHAAEAKGYADAMMLDWRGQVAEATGANIFFVKDGKIHTPKPDCFLDGITRRTVIGLAKDRGLEVVERAIMPEELEGFEQCFLTGTAAEVTPVSEIGPYRFEVGEIAKTLMNDYSAAVQPKHAIAAE
- a CDS encoding sulfotransferase, which gives rise to MQQALQLHQAGRRQEAETLYRQVLARKANHPAAAHFLGLLLHQTGRSPEGLELIEQSVRLQPKNPDFLNNLGTVMRDLGRVAASADFFRGAVDLKPDQLAARDNLGSALKQLGQFEAAEDIYRGTIGRNPFHVRARIGLAETLQEAGRLDEALATFREALTIRPKDADLLHGLGVGLMEKGKLDEAADLFRQALAITPGMAKAWLMLTQVKRQKERDAELAGMEAQHAKAPADSLARMQLSFGLGKANDDLKDYNRAFDYFAEGNAIRRKGIDYDPVRTRAEFEAMKTVFNAGFFEKHKPSAISDDTPIFVVGMPRSGTTLVEQIIASHPQVYGAGELSMLKTAVGKQFPLTMPGGFPWGLVDVSDAEFAEAGQAYLDMLHERYPNFRHVTDKMPGNFLLIGFIHMMLPKAKIIHCARDAAATCLSIYKVHFRGDNHRYGYDLGELADFHNIYTDIMAHWHDVLPGVVHNVRYEDFVADQEGQTRALIGHLGLSWDDKALSFHETDRPVRTASAAQVRQPMYRGSVDLWKRYGDRLKPLLDKLA
- a CDS encoding response regulator transcription factor yields the protein METIERVDQPTAPDDDAPHLLVVDDDTRIRNLLKQYLTENGFRVTVAGNAGEARRKLAGLDFDLLVLDVMMPGETGVDLTKALRAEKNVPILMLTALSETDSRITGLEAGADDYLPKPFDPRELILRINNILRRGGPATTPKVEQLVFGPYTFQIARRELKRGGEALKLTDREQEILAIFAARAGETIPRHELVGDDSEVGERTIDVQINRLRRKIERDPSNPVWLQTVRGIGYRLSVE
- a CDS encoding cold-shock protein — translated: MPQTGTVKFFNHAKGFGFITPDDGQKDVFVHISAVQASGLSGLEDGQKVTFDTEPDKRGKGPKAVNLSVG
- a CDS encoding cold-shock protein, which produces MAQTGTVKFFNATKGFGFITPDGGAKDVFVHISAIEASGLRTLVDGQKVTFDVEPDRMGKGPKAVNLRAA
- a CDS encoding Kazal-type serine protease inhibitor domain-containing protein, which encodes MRFLATIFSRQGFTILFLSGLLAACTVVVDDGPGPRPRPPRPEPEFCTRQYEPVCARRGGDRQTFANACLAEREGYRIVRDGPCRDGGGGGGGGEEPTFCTREYAPVCARRHGELRTFPNACEARAADYRVVEDGPC